In Microbacterium terrisoli, the genomic stretch TCTATGTGAACGCGATCAACGTGATGCACGGCGCGGAAGCCCTGTCGACCTATCAGCCGATCGCGGAGTCTGAGAAGTTCCGCATCGAGTACTGGGCGCTCGAAGAGGCGAAGCTCCAGCGGATGCCGAAGCCCAAGACACATCAGGGACGCATCGCGTTCGTCACGGGAGCAGCGTCCGGCATCGGCAAGGCGATCGCTACCCGGCTCGCCCGCGAGGGCGCCTGCGTCGTGGTCGCCGACCTCGATCTCGCCAAGGCGCAGGCCGTGGCAGCCGAGCTCGGCAGCACGGACGTCGCGATCGGGGTGGCCGCGAACGTCTCCGACGCCGACGGCGTGCAGGCCGCGATCGATGCGACCGTGCTGGCGTTCGGCGGCGTCGACCTGGTCGTCAACAACGCCGGCCTCTCGCTGTCGAGGCCGCTGCTGGAGACCACCGAGAAGGACTGGGACCTGCAGCACGACGTCATGGCGAAGGGCTCCTTCCTCGTCTCGCGCGCGGCCGCGAAGGCCCTGATCGCGCAGGGGATGGGCGGCGACGTGATCTACATCTCGTCGAAGAACAGCGTGTTCGCCGGCCCCAACAACATCGCGTACTCGGCGACCAAGGCCGACCAGGCGCACCAGGTGCGACTGCTGGCCGTCGAGCTCGGTGAGCACGGCGTGCGCGTGAACGGAATCAACCCCGACGGTGTCGTACGCGGCTCGGGCATCTTCGCCGGCGGGTGGGGGGCGCAGCGCGCCGCGACCTACGGCGTGAAAGAAGAGGACCTCGGACAGTTCTATGCGAACCGCACGATCCTCAAGCGCGAAGTCGTCCCCGAGAACGTCGCGGACGCGGTCTATGTACTGACCGGACCCGAGCTCAGCCGCACCACCGGTCTGCACATCCCCGTCGACTCAGGCGTCGCCGCCGCCTTCCTGCGATGAGCGCTGGGGCCGTCGCGGCGATCGACCTGGGTGCCACGAGCGGTCGCGTCATCGTCGGCCGGGTCGGCCCAGATGTGCTGGATACGACAACGGTCACGCGCTTCGCAAACTCCCCAGTGCGCGCCGGCGACGGCCTGCACACCGACATCCTCGCGCTGTACGACGCCGCACTGGGCGGCCTGCGCGCGGCGCTGCACGCCCACCCCGACGTCGCCTCGATCGGCGTGGATTCGTGGGCCGTCGACTATGCGCTGCTGCGCGGCGGCAGGCTGCTCGGCAACCCGTTCCACTACCGCGACGAACGGTCCGAACGGGGCGTCGCGAAGGTGCACGAGAAGATGCCACACTCGACTCTGTTCGCCCGGAACGGACTGCAATTCCTGCCGTTCACCACGCTCTACCAGCTCGCCGCAGAAGATCCGGACGTGCTCGGCTTCGCCGACACCGCTCTCCTGATCCCCGACCTGGTCGCGTACTGGTTCACCGGCCGCGCCGTCGCCGAACGCACGAACGCCTCCACGACAGGCCTCCTGCGCGATGGCACATGGGATGACGAACTCATCCGCACGCTCGGATTTGCGCGTGGACTCCTACCCGAGCTCGTCTCACCCGGCGAGAGAGTCGGGATGCTGCGGCCCGACGTCGCCGCATCGCTGAGCGCGCCAGAGCGCCTGCCGGTGACGGCCGTGGGCACGCACGACACCGCATCGGCGGTGGTGGCAGTGCCCATGGAGGCCGGGCACGCCGCGTATATCTCGTGCGGCACCTGGGGACTCGTAGGCGTTGAGGTGGACTCTCCCGTGCTGACGCCCGAAGCGCTCGCGGCGAACTTCACGAACGAGGGCGGCGTCGATGGCAGGGTACGGCTGCTGCACAACGTCATGGGCCTGTGGGTACTGACCGAGGCCATGCGCGGCTGGGAACGCGCCGGCAGAGGGATCGAACTGTCGTCGCTGCTGACGCAGGCCGCCGCGGTCGATCCTGCCGCCGTGCCCGTGTTCGACATCCAGGATCCGCGCTTCCTGCCGACGGGCGACATGCCGGCTCGCATCAAGGCCTGGTGTGACGAGCACGACGTCGTCGCGCCGCGCACCCAGGCGGAATACGCCCGCGCGATCATCGAGTCGCTCGCGCAGGCGTTCACGGACACGGTGGCCGCGGCATCCCGCATCTCGCACGTCAACGTGCGCACGATTCACATCGTCGGAGGCGGGGCGCTCAACGACCTGCTGTGTCAGCGCACAGCCGATCGAGCCGGTCTGCCGGTGCTGGCCGGCCCCGTCGAAGCGACGGCGCTGGGAAATCTGCTCGTGCAGGCCCGCGCGGTCGGACTCGTCTCCGGCTCACTGGAGGCACTGCGCGACCTTGTGCAGCGCACGCACGCACCGCGGCGGTTCACTCCAGCCCCGTGACGGCGCCGCACATTTCTTGCGGTCGTACAATTTGCGTCGTGTTCGGGTGGGACGTCGACGAGACGCCGCCAGAGCTGACATCGCCCGAATCGATTCGATAGACTGGTGACCGCAGGCGACCGTGCATCGGTCGCCTGCCGCGTTCCCCCTTCATCCGTCTTCTCCCGCCGAGAGGCCTCATGGCCACCACCCTCACCACGGGCCGTCCGTGGCGCGTCATCCTCGCCTTCGCGGTCCCGCTGCTGATCGGCAACGTGGTGCAGCAGCTGTACCAGTTCGCCGACACGATCGTCGTCGGTCGCCACCTGGGCGTGGATGCCCTGGCGGCGGTGGGCGCGACCGGCAGTCTGCTGTTCCTGCTGCTGGGATTCGCGTGGGGACTGACCAGCGGATTCGCGATCCCGACGGCCCAGGCGTTCGGCGCCCGCGACGAGGCCGGCGTGCGCCGGTCCGTGGCATCCGGCGTCATCCTCACCGGGGCGACCACCCTGCTGCTCACCGTCGGCGCCCCGCTGATCGCACGCCCGGTGCTGATGCTGCTGCAGACGCCCGCAGAGCTTCTGGACGACGCGACGATCTTCACGCAAGTGAGCTTCCTCGGCGCGGGCGCGACGATGTTCTTCAACTACCTTGCCGCCATCATCCGCGCGATCGGCGACTCGCGCACGCCGCTGGTGTTCCTCACGCTCGCGTGCGGGCTGAACGTCGTGCTCGTGGTCGGGTTCGTCGGCGTGATCGGCTGGGGGGTCGCCGGGGCCGCTCTGGCCACCGTCGTCTCGCAGGCGGTGTCGGTGCTGCTGTGCCTGCAGTTCGTGCGCCGCCGCATGCCGGTGCTGCACGTGCGACGCGCCGACTGGCGCGTCTCGCGCACGGATCTCGCCGAGCATCTGCGTCTGGGGCTGCCGATGGGCTTTCAGGCATCGATCATCGCCATCGGCACGCTCACAGTGCAGGTCGCACTGAACGTGCTGGGTGCGGATGCCGTGGCCGCCTACACGACCGCCTCGCGCGTGGATTCCCTGGCCGTGGCCCTGCTGCAGTCGCTGGGTCTTGCCGTCTCGATGTACGCCGCCCAGAACCTCGGCGGACGACGCCCCGACCGCATCCGCCGCGGGGTCGTGCAGGCCGTGTGGATGTCGGTGTTCGCCTCGCTCGCCCTCGGCGTGCTGCTGGTCTCGTTCGGCACGCAGATGGTGCGCGTGTTCATCGGCGACGGTTCGGACCAGGTCGTGCACCTCGCGCACCTCATGCTCATCATCAACGGTGTCAGCTACAGCGCACTGGGCGTGCTGTTCGTGCTGCGTGGGGCTCTGCAGGGTCTGGGCCACACGCTGGTGCCGACCATGACCGGCGTGATCGAGTTGGTCATGCGGGTGGCCGCCGCAGTCCTGCTGGGGGCGATGGTCGGCTACCCCGGCGTCGTGCTCAGCAACCCGCTGGCCTGGCTCGGGGCCGCGGCGCTGCTGATCCCCGCGTACATCCGCGTGCACCGCCGGCTGGCGGCGATGCCGATCGCTCCCGAGCTGGCGACGGAGACGACGCCGATCGCGGTGATCGGCCCGACCGACGGGTCGATGGTGGTGGACGCCGTGATCACGCAGTCGATACCGGCCGTGACCTCGGCACAGGCGCGACGGTCTGCGCGGACGTAGGCTCGGTGTCGTGGACGGATCGAGGCTGCGCGCCGCGCTGGCGGGCATCGCCGCCGTGGTGCTCGGCGCCGGCGTGGGCGAACTCATCGCCGCGTGGCTCGCGCCCTCGTCGAGCCCGCTGGCATCGATCGGCGCCGCGCTGATCGATCTGGCGCCCGGCTGGGCGAAGCAGACGGCGATCGGCCTGTTCGGCACGGCTGACAAGGTCGCCCTGCTGATCGGGATCGCCATCGTGCTGGTCGCGGTCGCCGCCGGACTCGGCATCCTCGAATCACGCGTGCGGCGCGCGGGCGCCCTGCTGTGCGGACTGCTCGGAGTCGCCGGCATCGTCGCCGCCGCGACCCGGACGAACGTCTCGGCCATGGCGTGGCTGCCGTCGGCGGTGGCGGGCGCGGTGGCCGCGTTCACGATCGGGCCCCTGGTGCAGGCCGCCGATGTTCCGCACCGCTCGTCCACCCCTGAGTCGGGGCCGCCGATGGATCGTCGCCGCTTCTTCGCCGTGACCGGTGCCGTCGCACTGGTGGGGGTCGCCGCCTCGGTCGGAGGTGCACTGCTGCAGACGGGTGCGCGCGCGGCTGAATCGGCGCGGCGGGCGCTGCGCCTGCCGACGCCCGTGCGCACCGCCGCACCGATTCCGGCGGGCGCCGATCTGCGCGTCCCCGGGCTCGCCCCGCTGGTCACCCCCGCTGCGGACTTCTACCGCATCGACACGGCGCTGCTGGTGCCCCAGGTCGACCCGGCGCAGTGGTCGCTGCGCATCCACGGCATGGTGGACCACGAAGTGACGCTCACGTGGAACGAACTGCTCGCACTCCCGCTCGAAGCCAGCTGGACGACGCTCACCTGCGTCTCGAACGAGGTGGGCGGCGACCTCATCGGCAACGCGAAGTGGCTGGGCTACCCGATCCGCAATCTGCTCGCGCAGGCGAGCCCCCACGCCGACGCCGACATGGTGCTGTCGACCTCGATCGACGGGTTCACGGCATCCACTCCTCTGCCGGTGCTCACCGACGACCGTGCGGCCATCCTCGCGGTCGGGATGAACGGCGCTCCCCTGCCGCCCGAACACGGCTTTCCGGTGCGCATGGTCGTGCCCGGCCTGTACGGCTACGTCTCGGCGACCAAGTGGGTCACCGACCTCGAGGTCACCCGGTTCGACCGCGCCTCCGCGTACTGGACGCACGAGGGGTGGGCTCCGCGTGGGCCGATCAAACTCGAATCACGCATCGACGTTCCCCGCGCGACCGGGGACGTACCCGCAGGCAACACCGTGATCGCCGGCGTCGCCTGGCAGCAGCACACCGGCATCGCCCAGGTCGAGGTGCAGGTGGATGACGCGGCCTGGCAGCAGGTGCAGCTGGCTCCCGCGATCTCGGACGACACGTGGGTGCAGTGGCGCCTGCCGTGGCACGCCGAACCCGGCGATCACACCATCCGGTGCCGAGCGACCAACCGTCACGGTCAGCTGCAGACCTCGCGCAAGGCCTCGCCGGTGCCCGACGGCGCGTCGGGGTGGCACGAGATCAGCGTGCACGTGGCGTGAGGCCCCCCGCGAGACAAGGGATCGTCCGTCAGACCGGGGATTCTCGGTGAGATAAGGGCCACCGTCCCCGGTCTCACCGAGAATCCCCGGTTTGGCGAAAGAGCCGCGCGGCGGCCTGCCCTGCAGGGCGGCCGGCGCAGCTCAGGCTTCGAGCACGACCTTCAGCTGCTCGACGGCCCAGTCCAGCTCCGTGGCGCGGATCGTCAGCGGCGGTGCGATGCGGATCGTCTGTCCGTGCGTGTCCTTGACCAGCACACCGCGCGCCAGCAGCCGCTCGGCGACCTCGCGGCCCGTTCCGATCGACGGCTCGATGTCGACGCCGGCCCACAGGCCCGCTGCGCGCACCTCGGTCACGCCGTGGCCTATCAGCTCGTTCAGCTTCTGCGCCAGGTGCTCGCCCAGCAGCGCCGCGCGCTTCTGGAACTCACCGGTCTTCAGCAGCTCCACGACCTTGATGCCCACGGCCGCAGCCACCGGGTTGCCGCCGAACGTCGACCCGTGCTCGCCCGGGTGGATCACGCCGAGCACATCGGCGTTCGCCGCCACCGCCGAGACCGCGACGATGCCGCCGCCCAGGGCCTTGCCGAGCAGGTACATGTCGGGGACGACCTCTTCGCGGTCGCACGCGAACGTCGTGCCGACCCGGCCCAGGCCTGCCTGGATCTCGTCGGCGATGAACAGCACGCCATGACGGGTGCAGATGTCGCGGACGGCCTTCAGGTAACCGGCGGGCGGGATGATGACCCCCGCCTCACCCTGGATCGGCTCGATGAGCACGGCGGCGGTGTCGGACGTGATGGCCGCCTCGATCGCGTCGGCGTCGCCGAAGGGAACCGAGACGAATCCCGGCGTGAACGGGCCGAAGTCATCGCGGGCCGTCGGGTCATCGCTGAATCCGACGATCGTCGTCGTGCGGCCGTGGAAGTTCCCCTTCGCCACCACGATGGTCGCGGCATCCTTCGCCACGCCCTTGACCCGATACGCCCAGGCCCGCGCGGTCTTGATGCCGGTCTCGACGGCTTCGGCGCCCGTGTTCATGGGCAGCACGAGGTCTTTGCCCGTGAGCTCGGCCAGCGCGGTGGCGAATTCGCCGAGCTTGTCGTTGTGGAACGCGCGGCTGGTGAGCGTCAGTCGCCCCAGCTGCGCGGTCGCGGCCTCGATGAGGGCAGGATGCCGGTGCCCGAAGTTCAGGGCGGAGTAGGCCGACAGCAGGTCGAGGTAGCGCTTGCCCTCGACGTCGGTGACCCACACTCCCTCGCCTTCGGCGACCACGACCGGCAGCGGGTGGTAGTTGTGGGCGACGTGCGCGTCTTCGTTGCGGATGATCCGCACAGCCGTGGTGTCCAGTGTCGTGGGCGTGGTCATGACCTGCCTCCTCGCAGTTCGAGCGTGCAGCACTTGATGCCGCCGCCGCCGAGCAGCAGCTCCGACAGGTCGATGTGCACGGGGTTGTAGCCGCGTTCGCGCAGCTGCGCGTCGTAGCCGGTCGCACGCGGCGAGATGAACACGTTCCTGCCGTCGCTGGCCGAGTTCAGTCCGAACACGGCCCCGTCTTCGTCGGCGACGCGGATCGCGTCGGGGAAGCGCTCTTCGAGGATGCCGCGGCCGCGGTCGTCGAACGCGTTCGGCAGGTAGGCGATGTTGGCGGCTTCGACGCCACCGGGTCCGACCACCGGGTCGAGCACCGCGATCGCGGTGTCGAGGTGGTAGAAGTTCGGGTTCACCAGGTGCAGCGAGACGACCTCACGGTCGAACACGTCGGCGATCTCGCGGTGGCTCTCGATGGAGGAGCGGAAGCCGTAGCCGGCCAGGATCGTGTCGCCGGCGAGCAGGATGTCGCCCTCGCCCTCCTGGGTCGCGATGGGTTCGACGACCTCGAAGCCGTGCGAGCCGAACCAGTCCATGAACGGCTGCTCCTCGCCGCGGCGCTCGCCGACGCTGAAGCGCACACCCAGAGCCTTGCCGTCGATGATGAACCCGCCGTTGGCCGTGTAGACCATGTCGGGCAGACCCTCGATCGGGTCGATGACCTCGACGTCATGTCCCAGAGACAGGTACGTGTCGTACAGCGTCTGCCACTGCCGCACGGCCTTCGGGGTGTCGGTCGGGTCGGCCTTGTGCATCCACGGGTTGATCTCGTAGCTCACCGTGAAGTACGCCGGCTTGCACATCAGGTAGCGACGATGCTGCTGGATGCGCCCGGATGACGGGGCCCGGTCGACAGCGGTTTCAGAAAGCGACATTCTGCTCCTCACAGGACGTGTGCGGCGGACGCCGTCCTCGGGCCCGGCGGAAGTTCGACCCACCGGGTGGGGAAGATGCGACACGGGCACGCCGCATCCATTCTCTCACCGAGGGCCGAGTGCGCCTCTCAGCGACCTCCGGGTTGGCTGTGGTGGGCGTTCCCCGCCGTGCGCAACTGCGGGGACTTTCACGGACGCGCCGAGATCCGGGCACCCTGCGCGGCGTGTCGCCCAGCATCCCCGCCGTTGTGCTCGCGGCAGGCCCGCGGCCGCAGCGCCGCAGGGCCGTGTCAGGCCCGACGCACGCGCAGGGTGCGGATCTGGAACGGCCGCAGCTCGAGCGCCACCGAAACTCCCCCCTCGGTCTGCTGCGACGCCACCGCGTCGCCCGGACGCTCGAGCAGGTCGGCGGCCACCACCGAACCCGCCGGCAGGGTCAGCACCGTCCGTGCCCGTCCTCCCCGCGTCTCGTACACACGCACGACCAGGTCGCCCGACCGATCGTCGGCGAGCTTGACCGCGCTGACCACGACAGCGTCGTCCGACGAGCGCACGAGCGGTTCGACAGCCGATCCCACCGCTTCGATCACCGGCGCGGTGAATCGGGATGCCGCGGCCACGGCATCCGGAACACCCGCACCGACCACCACACCGAACCGCATCCGCTGCACTCCCTGGTCGGTGCGCGGGTCGGGGAAGCGCGGTGCACGCAGCATCGAGAAGCGTGCATGCTGGACGATGCGCCCGTCGTGCGCTGTGCGCGTGACGTCGAACCCGTAGCTGCAGTCGTTCAGGAACGCGACGCCGAACCCGGGCTCCTCGAGCAGGAACCAGCGCTGCGTGTGCTGCTCGAATTTGGCCGCATCCCACGACGTGTTCTCGTGCGTGGGACGTGTGTGGTGGCCGAACTGGGTCTCGGCGACCACCTGGTCGCCGAACACGTCGACGGGGAAGGCGAGCTTGAGGAACTTCTCGGTCTCGTGCCAGTCGATCGAGTTGTCGATCACGAGCGTGCGCCCATCGTCCGAGAGCGTCAGCCTCTGCCCGATCGTGGATGCGCCGAAATCGGTGCGCACCACGATCGCGTCGCCATGCAGGCTCGCCACGCCCCCGGCGATGTCCTGGCCCATGCCGCGGTAGTGCGTGTCG encodes the following:
- a CDS encoding rhamnulokinase, giving the protein MSAGAVAAIDLGATSGRVIVGRVGPDVLDTTTVTRFANSPVRAGDGLHTDILALYDAALGGLRAALHAHPDVASIGVDSWAVDYALLRGGRLLGNPFHYRDERSERGVAKVHEKMPHSTLFARNGLQFLPFTTLYQLAAEDPDVLGFADTALLIPDLVAYWFTGRAVAERTNASTTGLLRDGTWDDELIRTLGFARGLLPELVSPGERVGMLRPDVAASLSAPERLPVTAVGTHDTASAVVAVPMEAGHAAYISCGTWGLVGVEVDSPVLTPEALAANFTNEGGVDGRVRLLHNVMGLWVLTEAMRGWERAGRGIELSSLLTQAAAVDPAAVPVFDIQDPRFLPTGDMPARIKAWCDEHDVVAPRTQAEYARAIIESLAQAFTDTVAAASRISHVNVRTIHIVGGGALNDLLCQRTADRAGLPVLAGPVEATALGNLLVQARAVGLVSGSLEALRDLVQRTHAPRRFTPAP
- a CDS encoding MATE family efflux transporter, translated to MATTLTTGRPWRVILAFAVPLLIGNVVQQLYQFADTIVVGRHLGVDALAAVGATGSLLFLLLGFAWGLTSGFAIPTAQAFGARDEAGVRRSVASGVILTGATTLLLTVGAPLIARPVLMLLQTPAELLDDATIFTQVSFLGAGATMFFNYLAAIIRAIGDSRTPLVFLTLACGLNVVLVVGFVGVIGWGVAGAALATVVSQAVSVLLCLQFVRRRMPVLHVRRADWRVSRTDLAEHLRLGLPMGFQASIIAIGTLTVQVALNVLGADAVAAYTTASRVDSLAVALLQSLGLAVSMYAAQNLGGRRPDRIRRGVVQAVWMSVFASLALGVLLVSFGTQMVRVFIGDGSDQVVHLAHLMLIINGVSYSALGVLFVLRGALQGLGHTLVPTMTGVIELVMRVAAAVLLGAMVGYPGVVLSNPLAWLGAAALLIPAYIRVHRRLAAMPIAPELATETTPIAVIGPTDGSMVVDAVITQSIPAVTSAQARRSART
- a CDS encoding molybdopterin-dependent oxidoreductase — encoded protein: MDGSRLRAALAGIAAVVLGAGVGELIAAWLAPSSSPLASIGAALIDLAPGWAKQTAIGLFGTADKVALLIGIAIVLVAVAAGLGILESRVRRAGALLCGLLGVAGIVAAATRTNVSAMAWLPSAVAGAVAAFTIGPLVQAADVPHRSSTPESGPPMDRRRFFAVTGAVALVGVAASVGGALLQTGARAAESARRALRLPTPVRTAAPIPAGADLRVPGLAPLVTPAADFYRIDTALLVPQVDPAQWSLRIHGMVDHEVTLTWNELLALPLEASWTTLTCVSNEVGGDLIGNAKWLGYPIRNLLAQASPHADADMVLSTSIDGFTASTPLPVLTDDRAAILAVGMNGAPLPPEHGFPVRMVVPGLYGYVSATKWVTDLEVTRFDRASAYWTHEGWAPRGPIKLESRIDVPRATGDVPAGNTVIAGVAWQQHTGIAQVEVQVDDAAWQQVQLAPAISDDTWVQWRLPWHAEPGDHTIRCRATNRHGQLQTSRKASPVPDGASGWHEISVHVA
- the rocD gene encoding ornithine--oxo-acid transaminase — its product is MTTPTTLDTTAVRIIRNEDAHVAHNYHPLPVVVAEGEGVWVTDVEGKRYLDLLSAYSALNFGHRHPALIEAATAQLGRLTLTSRAFHNDKLGEFATALAELTGKDLVLPMNTGAEAVETGIKTARAWAYRVKGVAKDAATIVVAKGNFHGRTTTIVGFSDDPTARDDFGPFTPGFVSVPFGDADAIEAAITSDTAAVLIEPIQGEAGVIIPPAGYLKAVRDICTRHGVLFIADEIQAGLGRVGTTFACDREEVVPDMYLLGKALGGGIVAVSAVAANADVLGVIHPGEHGSTFGGNPVAAAVGIKVVELLKTGEFQKRAALLGEHLAQKLNELIGHGVTEVRAAGLWAGVDIEPSIGTGREVAERLLARGVLVKDTHGQTIRIAPPLTIRATELDWAVEQLKVVLEA
- the ddaH gene encoding dimethylargininase, with amino-acid sequence MSLSETAVDRAPSSGRIQQHRRYLMCKPAYFTVSYEINPWMHKADPTDTPKAVRQWQTLYDTYLSLGHDVEVIDPIEGLPDMVYTANGGFIIDGKALGVRFSVGERRGEEQPFMDWFGSHGFEVVEPIATQEGEGDILLAGDTILAGYGFRSSIESHREIADVFDREVVSLHLVNPNFYHLDTAIAVLDPVVGPGGVEAANIAYLPNAFDDRGRGILEERFPDAIRVADEDGAVFGLNSASDGRNVFISPRATGYDAQLRERGYNPVHIDLSELLLGGGGIKCCTLELRGGRS